A portion of the Macaca nemestrina isolate mMacNem1 chromosome 19, mMacNem.hap1, whole genome shotgun sequence genome contains these proteins:
- the LOC139360150 gene encoding elongin-A3-like, which yields MAAGSTTLHAVEKLQVRLATKTDPKKLEKYLQKLSALPMTADILAETGIRKTVKRLRKHQHVGDFARDLAARWKKLVLVDPNTGPDAQDPEESASRKRYGEALQDQEKAWGFPENGTVPRSPPDSPEHRRTAHRTPPGLRRPHRRSPSREHRAQRKRPRRAPADSGPHRAPPLHTAPLPTPEGPEPAVPGKQPGRGHAHAAQGGPPLGQGCQGQPQGEALVSHSKGHKSSRWASAQKLPPVQESQSERLQVAGADSAGPKTVPSHALSELWDPSAAWMQANYDLLSAFEAMTSQEKPEALSAPTFQEEAAFTGHRVNAKMQVYSGSRPACQPQVLTLRQQCIRGLRHNPDALGDVGGVPYSVLEPLPEGWTPDQLYRREKYNHALAGDTDELWRIHCLQDFKEEKPQEHESWRELYLRLRDSREQRLRAVTTKIRSALENKPIRRQTKMICFNSGAKTPYDASRRQEKSAGAADPEEGEIKPASKAAGSSHVPSSRGGVGGGDRGGGGLVGGGGSSNERPAPAAKTRKPAAKKVAPLMAKAIRDYKRRFSRR from the exons ATGGCGGCAGGCTCCACTACGCTGCACGCAGTGGAGAAGCTGCAGGTGCGGCTGGCCACTAAGACGGACCCGAAAAAGCTagagaaatatttgcagaaaCTCTCCGCCTTGCCCATGACGGCAGACATCCTGGCGGAGACTGGAATCAGAAAGACGGTGAAGCGCCTGCGGAAGCACCAGCACGTGGGCGACTTTGCCAGAGACTTAGCGGCCCGGTGGAAGAAGCTGGTGCTTGTGGACCCAAACACCGGGCCTGATGCACAGGACCCCGAGGAGAGCGCTTCCCGAAAGCGCTATGGGGAGGCTCTTCAGGACCAGGAAAAGGCCTGGGGCTTCCCAGAGAACGGGACGGTCCCCAGGAGCCCACCTGACAGTCCTGAGCACAGACGGACAGCACACAGAACACCTCCGGGGCTCCGGAGACCTCACCGAAGGTCTCCCAGTCGCGAGCACAGAGCCCAGAGAAAGCGCCCCAGAAGGGCCCCAGCTGATTCAGGCCCCCATCGGGCCCCTCCATTGCACACCGCTCCCCTCCCGACGCCCGAGGGCCCTGAGCCGGCTGTGCCCGGGAAGCAACCCGGAAGAGGCCACGCTCACGCCGCTCAGGGCGGTCCTCCGCTGGGTCAGGGCTGCCAGGGCCAACCCCAGGGGGAAGCGCTTGTGAGCCACAGCAAGGGGCACAAATCGTCCCGCTGGGCTTCCGCGCAGAAATTGCCTCCTGTCCAGGAAAGCCAGTCAGAGAGGCTGCAGGTGGCCGGCGCTGATTCCGCGGGGCCGAAAACGGTGCCCAGCCATGCCTTGTCAGAGCTCTGGGACCCCTCAGCGGCCTGGATGCAGGCCAACTACGATCTACTTTCCGCTTTTGAGGCCATGACCTCCCAGGAAAAGCCAGAAGCACTCTCCGCACCAACGTTCCAGGAGGAAGCCGCCTTCACTGGACACAGAGTGAATGCAAAGATGCAGGTGTACTCGGGCTCCAGGCCTGCCTGCCAGCCCCAGGTGCTGACGCTGCGCCAGCAGTGCATCCGGGGGCTTAGACACAATCCGGACGCCCTCGGCGACGTGGGAGGGGTCCCCTACTCGGTTCTTGAACCCCTTCCGGAAGGGTGGACGCCTGATCAGCTGTATCGCAGAGAGAAATACAATCACGCACTCGCTGGGGACACAGATGAATTATGGAGGATTCATTGTCTCCAGGACTTCAAGGAAGAAAAGCCACAGGAGCACGAGTCTTGGCGGGAGCTGTATCTGCGGCTTCGGGACTCCCGAGAGCAGCGGCTGCGAGCAGTCACCACGAAAATCCGATCTGCACTTGAAAACAAACCCATCCGCCGACAGACAAAGATGATCTGTTTCAACTCTGGGGCCAAGACGCCTTATGATGCTTCAAGGAGGCAAGAGAAGTCTGCAGGAGCCGCTGACCCCGAAGAGGGAGAGATCAAGCCAGCCTCCAAAGCCGCGGGCAGCAGCCACGTTCCCTCCAGCCGGGGCGGCGTGGGCGGTGGCGATAGGGGCGGTGGCGGCCTGGTGGGCGGCGGGG GCAGCAGCAATGAGCGCCCGGCGCCCGCCGCCAAAACCCGGAAACCGGCTGCCAAGAAAGTGGCCCCGCTGATGGCCAAGGCAATTCGAGACTACAAGAGGAGATTCTCCCGAAGATAA